The Qingrenia yutianensis sequence TGCTTGATGAGAAAACCTGAACTGACGGCAAATACAATGCTGAAAGCACAGATTATGGCAATATAGATTTTGTTTTTCATAGGTGTTTCCTTTCTCATTTACAGAATAGGGCAAGGGTTATACACCCTCGCCCGGTTTGGTTGTCATCAGCTTATACAGCTTCGTATTCTTCGGGAACTTATTTGCAAACGGCACAAGCGAACTGCCGACCTTAATCAGTCCGTGTCCTGCGTCAACATTCGTGATATATGAAAGCTGGAGGTCGGAAATGTTAAGCAGCTTGGCAAGCTCAATTCTGTCGGTTGACGCCTGATTGAGCATAATCAAAAACTCGCTGTTTGCAAGCATAGTTCTTGCCGTATGGCTCTGCAAAAGGTCGTCCACATTCTGCGTAATGCCGGTGGCATAAGCACCGTACTTTCTCACACGCTTCCAAAGAGTAAACAGGAAGTTTGCGGAGTATTCGTGCTGGAACAGGAGGTAGATTTCATCAATGAAGATGAAAGTCTGCTTACCCTTAGCACGGTTCTGTGTAATACGGTTCAGGATAGAGTCGAGGACAACAAGCATACCGATAGGCATAAGCTGCTTGCCGAGGTCAAGAATGTCATAACAGATAAGTCGGTTATCCGTATCAACATTGGTCGGCTTTGCAAAAGTATTCAAAGAACCGTGTGTAAACAGCTCGATAGCAAGGGCGATTTCCTTTGCTTCCGGCTCGTCCTGTTTCAAAAGTTCCGCACGGAAGTCCTGCAAAGTAGGAACTGTGCCGGTATAACCTCTCTGCTGATAGTCTCTGTAAACGCTCGCCGTACAACGGTCGATGATAGACTTCTGTTTTGCACCGAGGTTTGTGCCGCCGATAAGCTGTTCGCAAAGCGACATAATGAACTCGGATTTCAGGATAACCGGGTTTGCACCGTCACCGTATTCCTTGTTCATATCCATCGCATTGATATGGCTCGGAGAAGTAGCGGAGATATTGATGATTTCACCGCCGAGTGCCTTTACTAGCTGAGAATACTCTCGCTCAGGGTCGATGATAATAACATCTGCATTGGAGGAAAGAATGATATTTTCAATTTCTCCCTTTGCCGCAAAGGATTTTCCGCCGCCGGATACGCCAAGGATAAAGGAATTACCGTTGAGTAGCTGTCTGCGGTCGGCGATAATCATATTTTTGCTGATAACATTCTGACCGTAGTAAATGCCGTTTTCGTGGTAAATGTCCTGAACCCTGAACGGAATAAAGACCGCAAGGCTTTCTGTGGTAAGGGTTCTGAATGCGTCAATCTTGCGTGTTCCAAAGGGCATAGCAGTATTCAGTCCGTCCATCTGCTGATACTTGAGAACCGCAAACTGGCACAAATGCTTTCTTGCCGTAGTAAGCAGAGCTTCGGTGTCGTTATCAAGCTGTTCTTTGGAGTCCGCAGTATGAACCATAGTGAGTACAGCGAACATCATTCGCTGATCACGAGTGGTAAGGTCATCAAGGAACTCCTTCATTTCCTTTTTCTGCTGTTCCATATCATACGGAACGGTAGCGGAAAAGTTATTGTTCTGATTCTGCTTTCTCTGCCAGTTGGTTATATTCGTCTCAACCCCAAGCAGTCTGCTCTCTGCTTCTCGCACCGCTTCATCGGTAGGAACAGGTACGATGTCAATGGACATCATCAGGTTGCGGTTCAGGTCGGTAAGCTCAGCTACCATACTGTCCTTGATATAGGAAGCGTACTCACGAAGAAAAAGGACTCTCCCGTAACGGTTTCCCATTTTGAAGTAGTCCTTTTCAAATTCCATTGTATCCGGGCAAACATAATCCTTGAAATCGTGTCCCTTTTTTCTCGTTTCCTTAATATTGAAGTGGTAGGCGGTTTCCTCCCCGACACGGAAGAAATCGTGGACAATTCTCAGCCTTTCATCGGTTTCAAGCTCCACACATTTGCTTCCGAGTCTTGCAAAGTGAGCAATCAGGTCAGCACCGACACGGGCAAAATAGGTTCTTGCGTCCTCCACACTCTTTTTGTTGATAGAGATAGTAACATACTTATCCTGAACGATGGCATTTGCCCCGGTCGCCTTGTCGAGAAGCATTTTGTTATATTCCTCTCGGTAAACATCAAGCTCATCGCCGGTTTCGGGGATAAGAATGGTTTTCTCAAAGTCCAAACGGTTAAGCCGTCTGTTGTTGATAGTCAGCTTTGTAGTAGCTCCGCTGTCAAGAGAGTTGAGAAGCTCGGAGTATTCAAGGAACATTGCTTCCTTGTCCTCACGGCTTGCTACGGCAAAGTTAATATCCGTGAACTTGAAACTCTTGGAATACTTGTCCTTGCCCACACGGAAAATACCGTCATCATAGATTGCGGTAATGGGAATACAATCCTGTACGCCCTTTGGTACTACAAACTTTTCTTTGTCCTGCTTTAACAGGTTTGTAAGGGTTTTAATCATTGTTCTTATAAGCCTCCTTCTGTTTTTGTTCGATTGTCGGTTTCATCAATTCGTAATAGGTGTTGGTGGAATGAAAGACCAGC is a genomic window containing:
- a CDS encoding VirB4-like conjugal transfer ATPase, CD1110 family, encoding MIKTLTNLLKQDKEKFVVPKGVQDCIPITAIYDDGIFRVGKDKYSKSFKFTDINFAVASREDKEAMFLEYSELLNSLDSGATTKLTINNRRLNRLDFEKTILIPETGDELDVYREEYNKMLLDKATGANAIVQDKYVTISINKKSVEDARTYFARVGADLIAHFARLGSKCVELETDERLRIVHDFFRVGEETAYHFNIKETRKKGHDFKDYVCPDTMEFEKDYFKMGNRYGRVLFLREYASYIKDSMVAELTDLNRNLMMSIDIVPVPTDEAVREAESRLLGVETNITNWQRKQNQNNNFSATVPYDMEQQKKEMKEFLDDLTTRDQRMMFAVLTMVHTADSKEQLDNDTEALLTTARKHLCQFAVLKYQQMDGLNTAMPFGTRKIDAFRTLTTESLAVFIPFRVQDIYHENGIYYGQNVISKNMIIADRRQLLNGNSFILGVSGGGKSFAAKGEIENIILSSNADVIIIDPEREYSQLVKALGGEIINISATSPSHINAMDMNKEYGDGANPVILKSEFIMSLCEQLIGGTNLGAKQKSIIDRCTASVYRDYQQRGYTGTVPTLQDFRAELLKQDEPEAKEIALAIELFTHGSLNTFAKPTNVDTDNRLICYDILDLGKQLMPIGMLVVLDSILNRITQNRAKGKQTFIFIDEIYLLFQHEYSANFLFTLWKRVRKYGAYATGITQNVDDLLQSHTARTMLANSEFLIMLNQASTDRIELAKLLNISDLQLSYITNVDAGHGLIKVGSSLVPFANKFPKNTKLYKLMTTKPGEGV